The Novosphingobium sp. THN1 genome includes a window with the following:
- a CDS encoding alginate export family protein encodes MDQPTVDADALTVRLRTGVELKHAPSHLSVLVEAEGTLGLNNEYNAFPFALPGSAQRRPQYAVVADGESIDLNRAQIMYKVKDFALTVGRQRINLDDQRFVGSVAWRQNEQTFDAVRAEATLGPVSLDATYAIQQDSIFGSEAGPRRAMDGDFVFVQAGVKAGPLQVKGFSYILDYDEAFAFANSSQTYGGRISGTVPLSKAVKLNVLASYARQMDIGRNPVNYEADFMVGELGLAYQGFTLTGGYEKLGADKSAGKAFQTPLATLHKFNGWADLFLTTPGNGLEDTYLTLAKVFPKVKAVQGLNANVTYHEFHSDIGNVKFGTEWDASLGFRTEKVGWLVKYANYNADKFGVDRQILWLQAEVAF; translated from the coding sequence GTGGACCAGCCGACGGTCGACGCCGATGCGCTGACCGTGCGCCTGCGCACCGGTGTCGAGCTGAAGCACGCGCCATCGCACCTTTCCGTCCTGGTCGAGGCCGAAGGCACGCTCGGTCTGAACAACGAATACAATGCCTTCCCGTTTGCCCTGCCCGGCAGTGCGCAGCGGCGCCCGCAGTATGCCGTGGTCGCCGATGGCGAGAGCATCGACCTCAATCGCGCGCAGATCATGTACAAGGTGAAGGACTTTGCGCTGACCGTGGGCCGCCAGCGCATCAACCTCGATGACCAGCGCTTCGTGGGCTCGGTTGCCTGGCGGCAGAACGAGCAGACCTTCGATGCGGTGCGCGCCGAAGCCACGCTTGGCCCGGTCAGCCTCGATGCGACTTATGCGATCCAGCAGGATTCGATCTTCGGATCCGAAGCCGGGCCGCGCCGCGCGATGGACGGGGACTTCGTGTTCGTGCAGGCGGGCGTGAAGGCCGGCCCCCTGCAGGTGAAGGGCTTTTCCTATATCCTCGATTACGACGAAGCCTTCGCCTTCGCCAACTCCTCGCAGACATATGGCGGGCGCATCTCCGGCACCGTCCCGCTGTCGAAAGCGGTCAAGCTCAACGTGCTGGCGAGCTATGCGCGGCAGATGGACATTGGCCGCAACCCGGTGAATTACGAGGCTGATTTCATGGTCGGCGAGCTGGGGTTGGCGTACCAGGGCTTCACCCTGACCGGCGGCTACGAGAAGCTGGGCGCGGACAAGTCCGCCGGCAAGGCATTCCAGACGCCACTCGCCACGCTGCACAAGTTCAACGGCTGGGCCGACCTGTTCCTGACCACGCCGGGCAATGGTCTTGAGGACACTTACCTCACGCTGGCCAAGGTCTTCCCCAAGGTGAAGGCCGTGCAGGGCCTCAACGCCAACGTCACATATCACGAGTTTCACAGCGACATCGGCAACGTGAAATTCGGCACCGAATGGGACGCGAGCCTGGGCTTCAGGACGGAAAAGGTCGGCTGGCTGGTCAAGTATGCCAACTACAATGCCGACAAGTTCGGCGTGGATCGCCAGATCCTGTGGTTGCAGGCCGAGGTGGCGTTCTGA
- a CDS encoding ABC transporter ATP-binding protein, with translation MATILSLKDVRKSYTGKTGGVSEVLGGIDLDVEEGEFIAILGFSGAGKTTLISSIAGLVEPDAGEILLHGQAIDGPDKDRGLVFQSYSLFPWLTVEQNVALAVDAVHKDRSKEQRAALVKQKVELVGLGHAMDRKPAQLSGGMRQRVSVARALAMEPEILLLDEPLSALDALTRAKLQDEIDRIREEEKRTIILVTNDVDEALLLADRVAVLTPAPAARIGKIFPVTLPRPRDREAVNDSVEFQKLRTEIVSYLGGLAGEKAAQGTDFGHLPNVLPLDLAPPPKAYQDAAKKGATRRYMEFWKLHKVYPTPKGPLTVVEDFNLMMDKGEFISLIGHSGCGKSTVLTMAAGLNEISKGGIILDNREIDVAGPDKAVVFQAPSLMPWLTARQNVALGVERVYPHATRSERREIIDYYLERVGLADAKDKMAAEMSNGMRQRVGIARAFALSPRLLLLDEPFGMLDSLTRWDLQDVLVEVWNRTKVTAIMVTHDVDEAILLADRVVMMTNGPNATIGKVLKVDLPRPRDRKALLKHPDFYAYRQEVLRFLAEYDHGPKVHAA, from the coding sequence ATGGCCACGATCCTTTCCCTGAAAGACGTCCGCAAGAGCTACACCGGCAAGACCGGCGGCGTGAGCGAAGTCCTCGGCGGCATCGATCTGGATGTCGAGGAAGGTGAATTCATCGCGATCCTCGGCTTCTCGGGCGCCGGCAAGACGACGCTGATCTCCTCGATCGCTGGCCTCGTCGAACCCGATGCGGGCGAGATCCTGCTGCACGGGCAGGCGATTGACGGGCCGGACAAGGATCGCGGCCTCGTCTTCCAGTCCTATTCGCTGTTCCCCTGGCTGACGGTCGAACAGAATGTCGCGCTGGCGGTGGATGCGGTGCACAAGGACCGCAGCAAGGAGCAGCGCGCGGCGCTCGTGAAGCAGAAGGTCGAACTGGTCGGCCTCGGCCATGCCATGGACCGCAAGCCCGCACAGCTTTCGGGCGGAATGCGCCAGCGCGTCTCGGTCGCCCGCGCGCTGGCGATGGAGCCGGAAATCCTGCTGCTGGACGAGCCGCTTTCGGCGCTCGATGCGCTGACCCGCGCCAAGCTGCAGGACGAGATCGACCGTATCCGCGAGGAAGAAAAGCGCACGATCATCCTCGTCACCAACGACGTCGACGAGGCGCTGCTGCTGGCGGATCGAGTGGCCGTGCTTACGCCCGCTCCGGCGGCAAGAATCGGGAAAATCTTCCCGGTGACTCTGCCGCGCCCCCGCGACCGCGAAGCGGTAAACGACAGCGTCGAATTCCAGAAGCTGCGCACCGAAATCGTCAGTTACCTTGGCGGGCTTGCGGGCGAGAAGGCCGCGCAGGGCACTGATTTCGGGCATTTGCCGAATGTCCTGCCCCTGGACCTGGCGCCGCCGCCCAAGGCCTATCAAGATGCGGCCAAGAAGGGCGCGACGCGGCGCTACATGGAGTTCTGGAAACTCCACAAGGTCTACCCGACGCCAAAGGGGCCGCTCACCGTGGTCGAGGATTTCAACCTGATGATGGACAAGGGCGAGTTCATCTCGCTGATCGGCCATTCGGGTTGCGGCAAGTCCACCGTGCTGACCATGGCGGCCGGGCTGAACGAGATCAGCAAGGGCGGCATAATCCTCGACAACCGCGAGATCGACGTGGCGGGGCCGGACAAGGCAGTCGTGTTCCAGGCGCCGAGCCTGATGCCGTGGCTGACCGCGCGGCAGAACGTGGCGCTGGGGGTGGAGCGGGTCTATCCGCACGCTACACGTTCGGAACGGCGCGAGATCATCGACTATTACCTTGAGCGCGTCGGCCTTGCCGATGCCAAGGACAAGATGGCGGCGGAGATGTCCAACGGCATGCGCCAGCGTGTCGGCATTGCCCGCGCCTTCGCCCTGTCGCCGCGCCTGCTGCTGCTGGACGAGCCCTTCGGCATGCTCGACAGCCTGACCCGCTGGGACCTGCAGGACGTGCTGGTCGAAGTGTGGAACCGCACCAAGGTGACGGCGATCATGGTCACGCACGATGTCGACGAGGCGATCCTGCTGGCAGACCGTGTGGTGATGATGACCAATGGGCCCAACGCTACCATCGGCAAGGTCCTCAAGGTCGATCTGCCGCGCCCGCGCGATCGCAAGGCGCTGCTCAAGCACCCGGACTTTTACGCCTACCGCCAGGAAGTGCTGCGCTTCCTTGCGGAATACGATCACGGGCCAAAGGTCCACGCCGCCTGA
- a CDS encoding ABC transporter permease: MEVAAKPEKALPFGIKIPLGRAALDALWPPLAGIGGFLALWAMLAPLVQTSLGTLPGPGDVWSAFGGLLDEAAASRVAAAEAVAAGYAYTGPPTFIDQIFTSLETVAAGFVLATLLAVPLGLVAGMSKRVNAAINPLVQVMRPVSPLAWLPIVTMVVSASVTSDDPTLAKSFIISAVVVMLCSLWPTLINTAIGTASIDKDLIAVGRVLRLGWFAKLTRLVLPSSLPYIFTGMRLSLGTGWMVLIAAEMLAQNPGLGKFVWDEFQNGSEKSLARIMVAVVVIGLIGFALDRVMMALQSFVSRNRTV, translated from the coding sequence GTGGAAGTTGCTGCGAAGCCGGAAAAGGCGCTGCCGTTCGGGATCAAGATTCCCTTGGGCCGCGCCGCGCTCGATGCGCTCTGGCCTCCACTGGCGGGGATCGGCGGCTTCCTCGCGCTTTGGGCGATGCTGGCGCCGCTGGTACAGACATCGCTCGGTACACTCCCTGGGCCGGGCGATGTCTGGTCGGCCTTTGGCGGCCTGCTCGACGAAGCCGCCGCCTCGCGCGTAGCCGCCGCCGAAGCCGTGGCCGCGGGCTATGCCTATACCGGCCCGCCGACCTTCATCGACCAGATCTTCACCAGCCTCGAGACGGTGGCGGCAGGCTTTGTGCTGGCGACGTTGTTGGCCGTGCCGCTCGGACTTGTCGCGGGCATGTCGAAGCGGGTCAACGCCGCGATCAATCCGCTGGTGCAGGTGATGCGCCCGGTCAGCCCGCTGGCGTGGCTGCCGATCGTGACAATGGTGGTCTCGGCATCGGTCACCAGCGACGATCCGACGCTGGCCAAGAGCTTCATCATTTCGGCCGTGGTCGTCATGCTGTGCTCGCTCTGGCCGACGCTGATCAATACCGCCATCGGCACGGCCAGCATCGACAAGGACCTGATCGCGGTGGGCCGCGTGCTGCGCCTCGGCTGGTTTGCCAAGCTCACCCGCCTCGTCCTGCCCTCGTCGCTGCCCTATATCTTCACCGGCATGCGCCTGTCGCTTGGCACGGGCTGGATGGTGCTGATCGCGGCGGAAATGCTCGCGCAGAACCCCGGCCTCGGCAAGTTCGTGTGGGACGAGTTCCAGAATGGGTCCGAGAAGTCGCTGGCGCGCATCATGGTGGCGGTGGTGGTGATCGGCCTGATCGGCTTCGCCCTCGACCGCGTGATGATGGCGCTGCAATCCTTCGTCAGCCGCAACCGCACCGTCTGA
- a CDS encoding CmpA/NrtA family ABC transporter substrate-binding protein, with the protein MVGLGRFNRRGMIAALLAGVAVASCGKGGDAPEKPAASANGIEKPVLKLGFIKLTDMAPLAIAQEKGFFREEGLSVTLEPQANWKVLLDGVVGGQLDGAHMLAGQPIAAAAGIGGKAKLIAPISLDLNGNAITISNKVWGEIAGSLPKSPDGKVQHPVSASVLKGKNLKFGMVFPFSPHNYELRYWLAAGGIQPGYYLPGDTAGTTGAQVQISVTPPPQMPSTLEAGTIDGYSVGEPWNQAAVKKKIGVPVITDEEIFKGNPEKVFGLTEEFAAKNPNTVKALLRAIIKAQQWLDADGGKNRAEAVKILSMSQYVGADPEVIGASMIGKFTFAPGDTRDAPDFNVFFNQFAGYPYYSDAVWTLTQMRRWGQIPTDKPDQWYFDTAKAVYRPDLYLAAAQDLAEKGTIPKDAIPQTDGYKPEQSGFIDGVTFNGKQPNAYLAKFTIGLKQGQTVTPAGVK; encoded by the coding sequence ATGGTCGGACTGGGCAGGTTCAATCGGCGGGGCATGATCGCGGCGCTGTTGGCGGGCGTGGCCGTGGCAAGCTGCGGCAAGGGCGGGGATGCGCCAGAAAAGCCCGCCGCTTCGGCCAATGGCATCGAAAAGCCTGTGCTGAAGCTCGGCTTCATCAAGCTGACCGACATGGCCCCGCTCGCCATTGCGCAGGAAAAGGGCTTCTTTCGCGAAGAGGGGCTGAGCGTGACGCTCGAGCCTCAAGCGAACTGGAAGGTGCTCCTCGACGGCGTAGTCGGCGGGCAACTGGATGGGGCGCACATGCTGGCGGGCCAGCCGATTGCCGCAGCTGCAGGCATCGGAGGCAAGGCCAAGCTGATCGCGCCGATAAGTCTCGATCTCAACGGCAATGCCATCACCATCTCGAACAAGGTCTGGGGCGAGATCGCGGGCAGTCTGCCCAAGAGCCCTGACGGCAAGGTCCAGCATCCTGTCTCCGCGTCGGTGCTCAAGGGCAAGAACCTGAAGTTCGGAATGGTCTTCCCGTTCAGCCCGCACAATTACGAGCTGCGCTATTGGCTGGCGGCAGGCGGCATCCAGCCCGGCTATTATCTGCCCGGCGACACGGCGGGCACCACGGGTGCGCAAGTCCAGATTTCGGTGACGCCGCCGCCCCAGATGCCTTCGACGCTCGAGGCCGGGACCATCGACGGCTATTCGGTGGGCGAACCGTGGAACCAGGCCGCCGTGAAAAAGAAGATCGGCGTTCCGGTGATCACGGACGAGGAAATCTTCAAGGGCAATCCGGAAAAGGTCTTCGGTCTGACCGAGGAGTTTGCGGCCAAGAACCCCAACACGGTCAAGGCGCTGCTGCGCGCGATCATCAAGGCCCAGCAATGGCTTGATGCAGACGGCGGCAAGAACCGCGCCGAGGCGGTCAAGATCCTGTCGATGTCGCAGTATGTCGGCGCTGACCCAGAAGTGATCGGGGCCAGCATGATCGGCAAGTTCACTTTCGCGCCGGGCGACACGCGCGACGCACCTGACTTCAACGTCTTCTTCAACCAGTTTGCCGGATACCCGTACTATTCGGACGCGGTATGGACGCTGACGCAGATGCGTCGCTGGGGCCAGATCCCGACCGACAAGCCCGACCAGTGGTACTTTGACACCGCCAAGGCGGTCTATCGCCCCGATCTCTACCTCGCCGCGGCGCAGGACCTGGCCGAGAAGGGCACGATCCCCAAGGACGCGATTCCGCAAACCGATGGCTACAAGCCCGAACAGTCCGGCTTCATCGACGGCGTGACGTTCAACGGCAAGCAGCCCAACGCCTACCTCGCCAAGTTCACCATCGGCCTGAAGCAGGGCCAGACGGTGACCCCGGCAGGCGTGAAGTAA
- a CDS encoding ANTAR domain-containing response regulator — MRIAIVDESASRAAVIREGLATLEDCEIFVVTERRGLVASIGEIAPDIVLMDLGNPSRDVLEEYFAVSRVLGRPIAMFVDESDEESIAASVDAGVSSYVVDGLAPHRIRPILDLAVRRFNAFARLEADLAEAKGKLAEREVVDKAKRILMDSRGFSEPQAYSELRKTAMNQGKRIADIAEAVVTAQQLMGGK; from the coding sequence ATGCGGATTGCCATCGTTGATGAAAGTGCCAGCCGTGCCGCGGTGATCCGCGAAGGGCTGGCCACGCTGGAAGACTGCGAGATCTTCGTGGTTACCGAGCGGCGCGGGCTGGTGGCCAGCATCGGCGAGATCGCGCCCGACATCGTGCTGATGGACCTAGGCAATCCCTCGCGCGACGTGCTGGAGGAATACTTCGCGGTCAGCCGCGTGCTTGGCCGCCCCATCGCGATGTTTGTCGATGAAAGCGACGAGGAATCGATCGCGGCCTCGGTCGATGCCGGGGTTTCGTCTTATGTCGTTGATGGCCTGGCACCGCACCGCATCAGGCCGATCCTCGATCTTGCCGTGCGCCGCTTCAACGCCTTTGCCCGGCTGGAGGCTGACCTGGCTGAAGCCAAGGGCAAGTTGGCCGAGCGCGAAGTGGTCGACAAGGCCAAGCGCATCCTGATGGATAGCCGCGGGTTTTCCGAACCGCAGGCCTATTCCGAACTGCGCAAGACGGCGATGAATCAGGGCAAGCGCATTGCCGACATTGCCGAAGCGGTGGTTACGGCACAGCAGCTGATGGGAGGGAAGTGA
- a CDS encoding SLC13 family permease, whose product MTQPQWLSLATLGGMMALFLWGRFRYDVTAVIALLFAVAIGVVSPDAAFTGFSDDIVVIVGSALVLSAAVQRSGMIERLLQSLAQRIRKPQRQMLVLSAAVGLSSGFIKNVGALAMLMPGAVQMARRNKASPSLYLMPMAFASLLGGLTTLIGTSPNIIVSRVREEMTGEPFRMFDYLPTGIALLAVGLIFLSVGWRLLPTDRHAAQGMSEAINISAYVIEATVTTGSPVAGLTVSEFVERHEGEVEVAGLLRGDMRGEVSPDTHIGEGDVLILSGEPNLLEQVIGADRLTLAGDDEDGDGRKPDGIGVIEAVVHADSGLIGRTAGRLQMRERLGINLLAISREGETIANKPGNTVLQAGDVIVLQGPLDTLPARLAEMGALPLAERKIGLGSKRTRWLPLAILAAAMVAAGTGFVPAALAFFAAAGLTVITGALPADEAYKAIEWPILIMLAALIPVSASLQTTGASDVIATLLADFAVKLPAWGAVALILVAAMAVTPFLNNAATVLVMAPIAGVFAQQLHYRPEAFLIATAVGAGCDFLTPIGHQCNTLVLGPGGYRFGDYARLGAPLSLLVVLIGTPLILWFWPL is encoded by the coding sequence ATGACGCAGCCCCAATGGCTTTCACTGGCCACCCTTGGCGGGATGATGGCCCTGTTTCTGTGGGGACGCTTCCGATACGACGTTACCGCAGTGATCGCGCTGTTGTTTGCGGTGGCGATAGGCGTGGTATCACCGGATGCGGCGTTCACCGGCTTTTCCGATGACATCGTTGTGATTGTCGGCTCGGCGCTGGTTCTATCGGCCGCAGTGCAGCGATCGGGCATGATCGAGCGATTGCTGCAATCGCTGGCACAGCGCATCCGCAAGCCGCAGCGGCAGATGCTGGTGCTCTCGGCGGCGGTGGGGCTATCCTCGGGCTTCATCAAGAACGTCGGCGCGCTGGCCATGCTCATGCCGGGAGCGGTGCAGATGGCGCGTCGCAACAAGGCCTCGCCGTCGCTCTATCTCATGCCGATGGCCTTTGCCTCGCTGCTGGGCGGACTGACCACGCTTATCGGCACATCGCCGAACATCATCGTCAGCCGCGTGCGCGAGGAGATGACGGGCGAACCGTTCCGCATGTTCGACTACCTGCCGACCGGCATCGCGCTCCTGGCGGTTGGCCTGATATTCCTTTCGGTGGGCTGGCGCCTGCTGCCCACCGACCGGCATGCGGCGCAGGGCATGTCGGAAGCGATCAACATCTCTGCCTATGTCATCGAGGCTACGGTCACGACGGGATCGCCTGTCGCGGGCTTGACCGTTTCCGAATTTGTCGAACGGCACGAGGGCGAGGTCGAAGTTGCCGGCCTGCTGCGCGGCGACATGCGCGGCGAGGTTTCGCCGGATACGCATATCGGTGAAGGCGATGTCCTGATCCTCAGCGGCGAGCCCAACCTGCTCGAACAGGTCATCGGCGCCGACCGACTGACGCTTGCGGGTGACGACGAAGATGGAGATGGCCGCAAACCGGATGGCATCGGTGTAATCGAGGCCGTCGTTCATGCCGATTCCGGGCTCATCGGGCGCACTGCCGGGCGTTTGCAGATGCGCGAACGGCTGGGCATCAACCTGCTGGCCATCTCGCGCGAGGGTGAGACTATCGCCAACAAGCCCGGCAATACCGTGCTGCAGGCGGGCGATGTGATCGTTCTGCAAGGGCCGCTCGATACCTTGCCGGCGCGCCTTGCCGAAATGGGTGCGCTGCCGCTGGCTGAGCGCAAGATCGGGCTTGGGTCAAAGCGTACCCGGTGGCTGCCACTGGCAATCCTGGCCGCAGCCATGGTTGCGGCAGGGACCGGGTTCGTGCCGGCCGCGCTGGCGTTCTTTGCCGCTGCGGGGCTGACCGTGATCACCGGCGCGCTGCCTGCGGACGAGGCGTACAAGGCCATCGAATGGCCGATCCTCATCATGCTGGCCGCGCTGATTCCGGTCAGCGCATCGCTGCAAACGACCGGGGCTTCCGATGTGATTGCCACGTTGCTTGCCGATTTTGCCGTGAAGCTTCCTGCATGGGGCGCGGTTGCGCTGATCTTGGTTGCGGCCATGGCAGTGACGCCATTCCTCAACAATGCCGCGACGGTGCTGGTCATGGCCCCGATTGCCGGGGTATTCGCCCAGCAGCTCCACTACCGCCCCGAGGCTTTCCTGATCGCGACTGCGGTGGGCGCAGGCTGCGATTTCCTCACGCCCATCGGACACCAGTGCAATACGCTCGTGCTGGGGCCGGGGGGATACAGGTTTGGCGACTATGCCCGGCTTGGCGCGCCGCTATCGCTGCTGGTGGTGCTGATCGGCACGCCGCTGATCCTGTGGTTCTGGCCATTATAG
- a CDS encoding ATP-binding protein, which translates to MVDPLGKQPRPKTGRRSPDPNDQNSLRRVREADIKVGTIWVDHPPQRAILAQIRRYMEVCQAHKGLPLTGRRLSQMSQAGKSATIERLRFELAEEDRAANRPVNRFRVLHVTMDRRMTLKMLYQQILIQMDDAFADEEGFRPQSAFNREGEKRGRKDNIKELEHRIGRWVKLLGVECIVIDEVQHLHRGGADASEVTKKLQAFLDRSVVPLVFIGDETSTDFFLRNPQFAARLLRPLELHPLNDNNRNDRKLFKEFCTSLDQQIQAAGLTTFSSGFDDDDVLEGLITASGGHVGRVARLVQVALPAALERGALSIEPFDLSNAVRDYAMILGWVHHDPFSVQ; encoded by the coding sequence GTGGTTGACCCACTTGGAAAACAGCCGAGACCAAAAACCGGTCGTCGCAGTCCCGACCCGAACGATCAAAACTCGCTGCGCCGTGTCAGGGAAGCTGACATCAAGGTCGGCACGATCTGGGTCGACCATCCACCTCAGCGTGCGATCCTGGCCCAAATCAGGCGATACATGGAGGTGTGTCAGGCGCACAAGGGATTGCCACTTACAGGCCGTCGCCTCAGCCAGATGTCTCAGGCTGGCAAAAGTGCGACCATCGAACGCCTGCGCTTTGAGCTTGCGGAAGAGGATCGCGCCGCAAACCGGCCTGTAAACCGCTTCAGGGTCCTGCATGTTACAATGGACCGCCGCATGACCCTCAAGATGCTTTATCAACAGATCCTCATCCAGATGGACGACGCTTTCGCCGACGAGGAAGGCTTTCGCCCTCAATCGGCCTTCAACCGGGAGGGCGAAAAACGCGGACGCAAAGACAACATCAAGGAGCTGGAGCATCGCATCGGCAGGTGGGTGAAGCTTCTTGGTGTGGAATGCATCGTCATCGATGAAGTCCAGCACCTCCATCGCGGAGGCGCGGATGCATCGGAAGTGACCAAGAAGCTACAGGCATTCCTCGATCGCTCGGTGGTACCCCTGGTTTTCATCGGCGATGAAACCTCAACCGACTTCTTCCTGCGCAATCCCCAGTTTGCGGCTCGCTTGCTCAGGCCCTTGGAACTGCATCCACTTAACGACAACAACCGCAACGATCGGAAGCTGTTCAAGGAATTCTGCACCTCACTAGATCAACAGATCCAGGCGGCCGGTCTGACAACCTTCTCGTCAGGCTTTGACGATGATGACGTGCTTGAGGGACTGATTACCGCGTCCGGAGGGCATGTTGGGCGGGTCGCCCGGCTCGTCCAGGTTGCCTTGCCGGCAGCCCTCGAAAGAGGCGCGCTTTCGATCGAACCTTTCGACCTTTCCAATGCGGTGCGCGATTACGCCATGATCCTTGGCTGGGTCCACCACGATCCTTTCTCGGTGCAGTAA
- a CDS encoding YciI family protein, which yields MQYVLLFNESKAERDKRDDPAAAGPYWGGWTAYMGAIAQSGVMLGGNCLQSPETGTVLRVENGIRHVADGPFADTKEALGGYVVIEVPDLDTALEWAARAPCVGAGSVEIRPVLPPPPAA from the coding sequence ATGCAGTACGTCCTGCTTTTCAACGAATCCAAGGCCGAGCGCGACAAGCGCGACGATCCGGCAGCCGCCGGCCCCTATTGGGGTGGGTGGACCGCCTATATGGGCGCGATTGCCCAATCGGGGGTCATGTTGGGTGGCAACTGCCTGCAATCGCCGGAGACGGGCACCGTGCTGCGAGTCGAGAATGGTATTCGTCATGTCGCTGACGGACCCTTTGCAGACACCAAGGAGGCTCTCGGGGGCTACGTCGTTATCGAAGTGCCCGATCTTGATACCGCGCTGGAATGGGCAGCGAGGGCGCCCTGCGTGGGTGCGGGGTCAGTCGAGATCCGGCCCGTTTTGCCGCCCCCGCCCGCCGCATAA
- a CDS encoding sigma factor, protein MDSARHSAADIAERTARASYGKLLAILALRTRDIAAAEDALADAFAAAVAQWPQDGVPTNPEGWLITVARRSIGRRKAHDVVIDRAAEFLALLEDERNSEKYPPFRDERLALLFVCTHPAIDRDVQAP, encoded by the coding sequence TTGGACAGCGCGCGCCATTCTGCCGCCGATATTGCTGAGCGGACGGCGCGCGCGTCTTACGGGAAACTGCTGGCAATCCTTGCTTTGCGCACTCGCGACATTGCTGCGGCCGAGGACGCCCTGGCCGATGCGTTTGCCGCCGCCGTAGCCCAGTGGCCGCAGGACGGCGTTCCCACCAACCCCGAAGGCTGGCTGATAACCGTGGCGCGACGCAGTATCGGCAGGCGCAAGGCGCATGATGTGGTGATCGATCGCGCTGCGGAATTCCTAGCCCTGCTCGAAGACGAGAGAAACTCCGAAAAGTACCCGCCGTTCCGCGACGAACGACTGGCTCTTCTGTTCGTCTGCACCCATCCTGCCATCGATCGTGACGTCCAGGCCCCCTGA
- a CDS encoding DUF6596 domain-containing protein — protein MLQTVLGLDANRIAAAFLVEGKTMGQRLVRAKRKIRDAGIAFSVPDPADASHRVEGVLAAVYAAFGTAWDDVLGADARLTGLRHEAVSLARLLSELLPHEPEVLGLLALVLHCEARRSARRDATGRFVPLHAQEPNLWSRHLVLEAEAALRLAATYATPGRYQTEAAIQSLHAHQRMTGQRFASALAQLYDVLASQAPTLGVLVARAVAHAEAGAPDAALSQLEALTDAGSYQPWWAALARVAWLAGLPGRAAQAAETAAGLSADPAIRSFLLGGGYRHRPTGS, from the coding sequence ATGCTGCAGACCGTTCTCGGGCTCGATGCCAACCGGATCGCCGCAGCCTTTCTGGTCGAGGGAAAAACGATGGGCCAGCGCCTGGTCCGGGCCAAGCGCAAGATCCGGGATGCCGGGATCGCCTTTTCTGTCCCCGATCCGGCTGACGCATCCCATCGGGTTGAAGGCGTCCTCGCGGCGGTCTACGCGGCGTTCGGCACGGCTTGGGATGACGTACTCGGCGCCGATGCCAGATTGACCGGGTTGCGCCACGAAGCCGTGTCCCTCGCCCGACTGCTTTCCGAGCTATTGCCCCATGAGCCCGAGGTGCTGGGTCTGCTGGCCCTTGTTCTGCACTGCGAAGCCCGCCGTAGCGCCCGTCGAGACGCGACCGGGCGTTTCGTGCCACTGCATGCCCAGGAACCTAACCTTTGGTCGCGGCATCTTGTTCTGGAGGCTGAAGCAGCCCTGCGCCTCGCCGCGACATACGCCACGCCTGGCCGCTATCAGACCGAAGCGGCAATTCAGTCCCTGCACGCGCACCAGCGGATGACCGGTCAACGGTTTGCCTCAGCGCTTGCGCAACTCTACGACGTTCTCGCCAGCCAGGCCCCCACCCTAGGCGTACTGGTGGCCCGAGCTGTCGCCCACGCTGAGGCCGGTGCTCCCGATGCAGCACTGTCCCAGCTTGAGGCCCTCACCGATGCAGGCAGTTATCAGCCGTGGTGGGCGGCATTGGCGCGAGTGGCTTGGCTCGCCGGTCTGCCCGGGCGTGCCGCACAGGCGGCGGAAACAGCGGCCGGGCTAAGTGCCGATCCTGCAATACGGTCGTTCCTGCTCGGTGGAGGTTACAGGCATCGACCCACAGGATCTTGA